From Musa acuminata AAA Group cultivar baxijiao chromosome BXJ3-8, Cavendish_Baxijiao_AAA, whole genome shotgun sequence, one genomic window encodes:
- the LOC103993361 gene encoding bidirectional sugar transporter SWEET16 has protein sequence MEASLLVVGVIGNIISVLVFASPIKTFWRIARSGSTEDFESAPYVVTLLSSSLWVYYGITKPGGLLVATVNGVGVVMEAVYVTLFLLFATPQLRAKTAVLVAALDVGFLGAVVLVTSLAVHGSLRVMVIGTICACLNVFMYGSPLAAMKTVITTKSVEYMPFFLSFFLFLNGGIWIVYAILDKDIFLGIPNGIGLILGTIQLILYLIYVNAKASKQLGDSHEEEWQHQQLINSNSEHEADEEAHI, from the exons ATGGAAGCCTCGCTGCTCGTTGTAGGAGTGATCG GGAATATTATCTCGGTTCTGGTCTTTGCTTCTCCCAT CAAAACGTTTTGGAGGATAGCGAGAAGCGGTTCGACCGAAGACTTCGAGTCGGCTCCCTACGTCGTCACCCTCCTCAGCTCCTCTCTCTGGGTGTACTACGGCATCACAAAGCCCGGCGGCTTACTGGTCGCCACCGTCAACGGCGTCGGCGTCGTCATGGAAGCAGTCTACGTCACCCTCTTCCTCCTATTTGCTACTCCACAGCTGAGG GCTAAGACGGCTGTGCTGGTCGCCGCACTGGACGTCGGTTTCTTGGGAGCGGTGGTTCTGGTCACAAGCTTGGCCGTCCACGGGAGCTTGAGGGTGATGGTGATAGGAACCATATGTGCCTGTCTCAATGTGTTCATGTATGGATCACCACTTGCTGCAATG AAAACTGTTATCACAACAAAGAGTGTGGAGTATATGccgttctttctttccttctttctctttcttaatgGAGGAATTTGGATAGTCTATGCGATATTGGATAAAGATATCTTTCTCGGG ATACCCAATGGAATTGGTCTTATTCTGGGAACAATTCAATTGATCTTATATCTAATCTATGTGAATGCTAAAGCCTCAAAGCAATTAGGGGATTCACATGAAGAAGAATGGCAGCATCAACAGCTGATTAACTCAAACAGTGAACATGAGGCTGATGAAGAAGCTCATATCTAA